From the genome of bacterium:
GGCAGGAATTCCTGGAATAGAAGATTTGAATATTGGACATTCTATTATTAGTCGTTCTGTATTCGTTGGCCTGGCTCGGGCAGTGAGGGAGATGAAAAAATTAATTAAGTGAGAGGGAAAAAGAGGTGGTTTATGTGTGGTATTGTGGGCTATATTGGGAATAAGGATGTTGTTCCGATTTTGATAGATGGGTTGAAGAGGTTAGAATATCGGGGCTATGACTCAGCAGGCATTGGCGTGATTGAGAAGGGGAGGCTGGAGTTAAGAAGATGCGTGGGGAAGATTACTAACCTGGAAAATGTGTTGAGGGATAAGCCCTGTAAGGGAAATATAGCCCTGGGCCACACGAGATGGGCGACCCACGGCAGACCCTCGGAAGAAAATGCGCACCCGCATACTGATTGCCAGGAGAGACTGGTGGTAGTGCATAATGGAATTATTGAGAACTATCTCACATTGAAGAAGGGATTGATAAAGGAGGGTCATAGATTTAGGTCGGAAACGGATACTGAGGTTCTGGCCCATCTTGTGGAGAAGTATCTCGCCAAATCGAGAGGGAAGAAGTCCATTCTTTTCGCACTTCAGAGGGCGCTTAAAGAAGTGGAGGGTTCATACGCTTTGGGAGTTATCTCTGTTGATGACCCGGATAAGATTGTCTGCGCCCGCAAGGAGAGTCCCCTGGTTATTGGGCTGGGGAGAAAAGAATATTTTATTGCTTCTGATGTTCCGGCAATCCTGGGACATACCAGGAAAGTAATCTATCTTGATGACGGTGAGACGGCCGAGGTGAGTACCGACGGGGTGCAAGTATATGAAAAGTCGGGTAAGAAAATAAAAAAGAAAGTATTTCAGATAAGCTGGGACCCGGTGATGGCGGAAAAGGGCGGCTATAAGCATTTTATGCTCAAGGAGATTCACGAGCAGCCCCGGGCTATCCAGGACACGTTCCGGGGAAGGATGGCGCCAGATAAGGGTGAGGTCTATCTGGAAGAGCTGGGACTTTCCAAAGAAGAGATTAGAAGGATTGAGAAGGTTTATATCGTTGGCTGTGGCACATCATATCACGCTGCGCTCTACGGGGAGTTCCTTTTCGAGGAACTGGTGAGGCTTCCCTGTGAGGTGGACATCGGTTCTGAATTTCGCTATAGAAACCCTATTATAAATGGCAATACTCTCGTTCTTTTGATTTCCCAATCGGGAGAGACGGCGGATACGCTGGCGGGGTTGAGGGAAGCAAAGAAGAAGGGTGGAAAGACTTTAGCTATCTGCAATGTGCTCGGTTCTACAGCCACGCGAGAAGCAGATGGCGTAATCTATACCCGGGCCGGGCCGGAAATCGGGGTGGCTTCCAGCAAAGCATTCACTGCCCAGCTTACGGCTCTATGCCTTCTGGCAATCTATTTAGGGAGAGTAAGGGGAACTTTGGGAAAAGAAGAAGCAAGGAATATATTGATGCATCTTCTGCACATTCCTCACCAGGTGGAAGAGGTTCTGGAAAATCAAGAGGAGATTATAGCCTGCG
Proteins encoded in this window:
- the glmS gene encoding glutamine--fructose-6-phosphate transaminase (isomerizing), which gives rise to MCGIVGYIGNKDVVPILIDGLKRLEYRGYDSAGIGVIEKGRLELRRCVGKITNLENVLRDKPCKGNIALGHTRWATHGRPSEENAHPHTDCQERLVVVHNGIIENYLTLKKGLIKEGHRFRSETDTEVLAHLVEKYLAKSRGKKSILFALQRALKEVEGSYALGVISVDDPDKIVCARKESPLVIGLGRKEYFIASDVPAILGHTRKVIYLDDGETAEVSTDGVQVYEKSGKKIKKKVFQISWDPVMAEKGGYKHFMLKEIHEQPRAIQDTFRGRMAPDKGEVYLEELGLSKEEIRRIEKVYIVGCGTSYHAALYGEFLFEELVRLPCEVDIGSEFRYRNPIINGNTLVLLISQSGETADTLAGLREAKKKGGKTLAICNVLGSTATREADGVIYTRAGPEIGVASSKAFTAQLTALCLLAIYLGRVRGTLGKEEARNILMHLLHIPHQVEEVLENQEEIIACAQSYFKKIDFLFLGRHINYPIALEGALKLKEISYIHAEGYPAGEMKHGPIALIDENMPVLAIATDSRVYEKVVANIEEVRARDGIVIALATKKNKEIKKKAEYVFYLSETMEILSPIVNVVSLQLLAYHIAALRGCDVDQPRNLAKSVTVE